From uncultured Pseudodesulfovibrio sp.:
CATCGCCTTGCAAGCGGAGATATGGGGTGTTGCAACCGAAGACCTGGATCAACCAGTACCACAAGATCATCTCAAAAACATCTCGTATGCAGCAAAAATGTCTCTGCTGCGGGACAGTATCACTCTCGCCCATATCGACGGTGATTATGCCGACTCCGAGAGACAGCGCATTGAAGACTTGGCGGCTTTCATCTCCATACCCACAACCAAATTGAAAGAACTCGAAGACTGGCTCCAGGACTATTGGCAGGTCTTGGAGCGAGGTCAGCTACTCATGTTCAACGCCTAACGATCACACAGGAGCTGCCATGCTGAAATGGTTGAAAGAGAACATCGCAGAAGGAACAAAGATTATAGGCGATACCATCGCGGAGGAAAGGGCCAAGAAGCAAAAAAAGGCGGATGAACATGCCGCCAAGCAAGGATTCACCGTGGTAGGCACCTGCAACTCATGTGGGAAGACAAACACCAGGGTCAAAAAGAATGACTTCATATCAGGCAAAGAGAACGAGAACATCTGCTACAAATGCTATAAAAAACTTATGATTTTATCTCAAAACAGGAGAGGATAAACCCATGCTCACGCTTATTGTTCTGGTCCTGGCATTTCTCGTTACAGCCATCATCGTAGCCCAGATAGGCGCTGGTAATCTCCCTACATTCATCGGCATATATTTGGCGGTGGCGTTCTTGCTGTTCAAAATAGCGAATTGGATGTTCCCACCAGAAGAACCTTCTTGGTGGATGCAACTGGGCGGAGCTATAGCCGGATAGGGGCGCTGGTTGGCGGCCGGTTAGGTAGCGACTACGTACCGGCCCCTTCCTGCCGCTTTATCTTCTCGGCCTCATACCTCTCCAAAGTCTTTCGGTTTGCGTTAAGCAAATGAGGGCAAGCACTCTCCAGAGGCGGCTCTCCGACAAAAGGGCAGTTCCCATTTTTGCAGATAGACGTGGTCATTTTATCGACAAACAATCGCTCTTCCACCCATACTTCTAACTCGGCAACTTTTCGAGCAATACGTTTGCAGTTTCGTTCACGGCAACGGGTGGAAACCTGGCTGGCATGGCAAGATTGTTGGCAGTTGGTGCCGTATTCACTTGGGCAAAAGAAGCCACGCTCCGGGCCACCACGAGGAGCGTAAAAAATCTCACGACAATGTCTGCAAAGCCGCAACTTCTTGAAATCATCCAGGTAATCAATCCAGGTCACGAGGAGCGACTCTAGGAATTCCGGGAGTCCTTCCCATACGCCGTTGAAGATGCTTACAATTTCCTTTTCGGAGTACGACACGGTTTGGTGGTCCGCAAAATCACAGAACGAAACTCCGCGCTTTTCCTTATCCACAAGCACTTGGTATTTGACCAGTCTCTGGTAGTAGTGGTCCGGGGCATAAAACCCAAATCCGTCACCGTAATGCTCTTGGGTGCGCTCATAGTTATTCTTGGAAAGTATCGTGAAAGAATACGGGACAGGCTCACTTGTCTCATCCAAACCATCCTGCCCGGAAGCGATATCACGTTTCACGGCAGCAAACATCTTGTTGAACGTGTCGATGTCCGCATAGCTCACACCAAAGGGGAGTTTCTGGGAGTGAGGAAAGTGCGGTTCATGCACATCCTTCACCTGTGACGGAGAGAGGCGCAGGAGGAAATCTTTATCCTCAGGCCAGTAGGTCGTGTTAACCATGTCAGGAGCCTCGCCACGAACCTGCTCGTATATCTCATCTATATTATCAGGCTGCCCGGAAGGGCGTTGCATTTGGGGCTTATCCTTTGGATCGCAACACTGCACCTCGGCATAGAGTTCAGAAAAAATCGCAGCGATCATATCCACCGGAAGCGGAATGTCCCCATCATGGTCCACGCCAAAGAACCGCTTCACCCCTTCCTCGTCATGAAAAGGGCCTTGCTTCTCAAAATACTCTTGGTAGACAGCCATCCTCTCGGCATAGGGCTTTAAACAGGTCTCCCAATGGTACAGCCTGGTCACTCTATACAGCGATATCGTTTTGCTCAGTAGAGCCTTGAGGACTTTCTTTCGATCACCTCTCCCTGCCATATCTTTTCTCCTTCCTGCGTGGGTGGCACGTCAATTCGTATCAAGATGTCTTTACGATATCTAGCAATATTCCTTCTTTTTTAACCAGACATAGTGATTCACGGCATAGCCACCAATAATCTACATGTTCAGGCGTAGATGGCGAATTGCAGCCGTCACAACATTAACCGACATAGGAGATTATTATGTCAAAATCGAAAATCGCCTGGACAGGTCAGACTATCACCAACATCACTTCATGCACGAAATTCTCTCGTGGCTGTGAAAACTGCTACAGCCTCGGACAGAGCAATCGCATGAAGGCGCTTCACCCGGCAAAATACGGCGCGAACCCCAAAGTAGTATGCCACACTGGCATTCTTGAACGCATTCTTGATCGCAAGAAGCCGACCACAGTGTTCCTCAATTCCATGTCAGACACGTTCCATTCCGAGGTCTCGACCAGTTTCCTCGAATACACCTTCGGCATCATGCAGACGGCATCGCAGCATACTTTTCAGGTTCTCACCAAACGTGCTGAGAGACTGGCAGAAACCGCTCCCGTCCTCCCCTGGCCGGAGAACATCTGGCAGGGCGTGACCGTAGAGGGGAACGACTATTTGCATCGCATCGAACTACTCAAGCAGGTACCTGCGAATGTCCGCTTTATCTCTGTTGAACCCCTCCTTGATGAGCTGACCGACCTCACACCTGAAAAGCTGGATGGAATCGATTGGGTGATCGTGGGTGGCGAGTCCGGGCACCACGCTCGCCGCATGGAATTGGATTGGGCGCGTTCCATTATGGAAACCTGCCGCATCGCCAAGATCCCCTTCTTCTTCAAGCAGTGTGGTTCTGCCTACGGCAAGCACAAAGGCGGAGACAAACTGGACGGCAAGGTCATCCAGCAGTGGCCCAACCTGAAGATGATCAAAGCTCGTGGTCCCCGCTGGCAGCCGGAGGCATAGCAATGCATCTGTATGATAAATCAAAAAATGGAGCGATTATTATCCAGACTTACTGAATGACACCAAACCTGGATTCTGTATTCTGAATCCCTGTTGCCGGGAATCGGCATAGCTCTTTGAAAGTCACATAGGGTCACGAAAAAAGATCAAAGCGCACACCGTACAATCCATACCAAGTCGGCGGCGCGTAGCCCCGACCTCCAGTACTATTGTCCTGCAATTGCATCATCGACAGCAACCGGGGAACGGCAGGCACCCCACAATTACATCTGGAGGATAGAATAATGCCAAAATTACTAGTGAAGAAAGAAGCTCTAAAGCTCCTACAAGATTTGGGAGCCATGGATGCCAGAGAAGACTTACGAACCGCGCCGGTTTATCGAACGGATCGTTACTGCTACTATGCAAAATCTGACCTGGCGGATCTCGCAAACGGGGTAGAAGTGAAAGGTGGGATCGAGAAAAAATACTTTCTTCTCCCTGTGCACATCATTGAAGAGTATTACCCGGAACTTAAGAAAAGTCTGTTAGAGCGTTTCATTGACTCTCGCGTCCCGGTTTATCGCAGGGCCGACAAAGAATTCATACGGTTCCCTTACGATGACGTCATTTCCTACGTGATCAAGCACTCCTAACCGCAGCAACCCTGCTCCTTACATTATTGGCGCAAGCCACCCCTATTCATATGCCCCACGCCACCGATCTAGCCCCCCGGTGGCGGAGGGGAATTTCCATCAATTGTCAAGAGGCCCGGGGCTTTATTCATCTGAAATATAAGGAGACCAATTATGGTCCAAACAAGCAATGTGCCTCAGAACGCAATAGGGGCACGCACATTCGTAGATGCCCTGTTCCAAAGCGCCGAGGGTAATCTGATCCTGTTCACGGCAAGCAATAAGCAAAGTCAGTCAATGGCATATGATGTCACAGACACCGAAAGTATCATAGCAGCGGCATTGGCCAAAGCTCCGACGCACAACGTGTATTACGGACTTGGATTGCAAGCGAAAGCGCCCGCACCGGGCAAACGCGGCAAAGCCGAGGACGTGACCTGTATCACCTGCCTATGGGTTGAAATCGACGTCCAGGGAGACGGCCACAAGGCTGACAACCTCCCCCCGACAATCGAAGAAGCCCTCGCACTGGCCTACCGATTCCCCGTCCCTCCTTCTATTATAGTAATGAGCGGCGGAGGCATCCACTGCTATTGGTTATTGGACAAGCCGCTCGTCTTCAGCAACGAAGAGGAACGAGAAGCCGGAAAGACCACTGTACGCCGATTCCAGGCCACCATCCGTGACTATGCGGCAGAAAATGACTGGAAGGTGGACAACACCTCCGACATCTCCCGAGTGCTGAGAGTACCGGGGACGCTGAATCACAAGAGTTCACCCCCTCTGCCGGTGCGCATCAAGGAGATTCACGATGATCGCCGCTATTCGATCGAAGAATTGGAAAAGCACTTCATTGAGGTGCCGACCAAGACGATGAAGGCTGCCAAGGCGACCAAGAAGGCTGACGGCTATACTCTGGCTGATGACTTCCCGCCTGCGGACGCTGAGGCCATTAGCAAACATTGCGAATGGTTCCGCCATTGCCGAGACGACGCCGAAACCCTGCCCGAATCCGAATGGCAGGAGATGATGGTGATGCTCGGAAAATGCGAAAACGGTTCAAAACTCGCGCACGAGTTCAGCAGCCCGTACCCCGGATACTCCGAAGCGGAGACCACCGAGAAATACGAGCTGAACAAGGGCTACTCGCCCAGACGATGCGAGACGATCCAGTTGGACTTTGGCTCCGAGCATTGCGCGGACTGCCAGTTCAATGGTCAGATCAAATCCCCTGTTCAGTTGGGTGATCCGAGACCGAAGCAGAAGGCTGTGATCAGTTTGGCGGAGGTGCTCAATGCGATCAAGGATGACAAGGATGAAGTCTATTCTGACGACAACCTGGATAAGCTCTATGGAATCCAGCGAGAACGAAAAGACCTGTTCCAGCGCTTCCTCACAACCTTTAAAGAGGCGGGCGGCGGAGTCACGCAATTCTCAAAGATATTTGCTGACCACGCCCGCGCCAAGTTGCTGTTGGGAGGTTCTCCGTACCGCGTAGATAACAACTCCATGGTTTGGGACCGTGCCAGCAATGCCGGTGTCTCAACCACTGTCCTGAGCAACTTCTATGCTGAGATCGTGGAGGAGATAACCAAAGATGACGGCGTGAACACTGAACTGGAGTTCAAGCTCGCCGGTGCTTTGAACACGGGAGTCCCACTCCCTGCCATAGCCGTCAAGTCGGGCGAATTCACTTCGTTAAACTGGATCGTGGATAAATATGGCGCTCGCGCCATCTACTATCCAGCTTCGAAGGATCACCTCCGAGCTGCCATTCAGTCATGCAGCAACGCGATCAACTACCGCACGATATACAGCCACTTCGGTTGGCGACAGATCGGCGGTGCCTACTACTTCCTCAGCGCATCCGGCGCATTGGGAGAAGCGGGACTGAGGACTGAAGTCGAAGTCGACCCGGGTTCGCCCACTCTGGCGGACTATAGCCTTACGAATCCACCTGCGGGTTCCAAGCTGATCCAGGCCGTCCGCACAAGCTTAAAACTGCTTGAACTTGTCCCCAAAGACATCGGATACGCCGTTCTCGGCTCTATCTATCGCACTCCGTTAAACGAAGCAGTGGCAGTTGACATGTCACTCTTCCTTTTCGGCTCCACAGGTTCTGGCAAGTCGGAACTGGCAGCAGTTGCGCAACGCCATTACGGCAGCGGCTTCAAGGCCAGCAACCTTCCGGCAAATTGGTCGTCTACTGCAAATGCAAACGAGAAATTGGCCTTCATCGCCAAGGACTCCATATTGGTAGCGGACGATTTTATTCCTAAGGGGACCCAGACCGATATTGCCAGAGCGCATCGAGAAGCAGAACGTTTATTACGCGCCCAGGGCAACAAGGCCGGACGAGCCCGACTGAACCAAAGATCGGGATTCCAGACCACAGCCTATCCTCGCGGGATGATCGTTGCCACCGGGGAAGATATCCCCAAAGGACAAAGCCTCCGTGCCAGAATGCTGATTCTCGAACTGGGCAGCGAGGATGTCGATCTGAACGTGCTCACGGAATTGCAGCGCGAAGGTGATGATGGAGTGCTGGTCCAGTCCATGAGCGGCTACTTACAATGGCTCGCTCCGCAGATCGGACAGTTCAAACTATCGCTTCCTGAACGTAAGCTTGAGTATCGCAAGAATGCTATGGGACTGGCCTCAATCCATGGCCGTACGCCTGACATGGTTGCCAGTTTAATGATTGGACTGGAGACCTTCTTCCGTTTCGCGGGAGAGGTGAATGCCATCACCCCACAGGAAGTTGAGAAGTACCGCGTCGATGCCTGGGACCACCTTTTCCTTATCGCGAGGAAGCAGGCTCGCTACCAGGACGCAGAATGCCCGGTGACGGTGTATCTGACGCAGTTAGCCTCGGCATTACAGGCGGGCGTGTGCCACCTCCAGGACTTCACCGGAAGTTGTCCGCTCAACCCTGACCATTGGGGTTGGCGTCCTGATCCGACAGATCAAACCGGTCAGCAGTGGAAGCCGCACGGCATCCACGTCGGCTGGATCAACGGAACCGATGTCTACTTGAACGCTCAGGCCGCTTTTAGCGCGACCCAGAGCATGGCCCAAAAACAAGGCGCTGCCATCAATGTCGGACTCAAGACATTGAACAAGCACCTCAAGGAAAAGAAGAAACTCAAAAGCCGTGGCAAGGATGGCAACACCATCCAGAAACGCATCAACGGCAAGAAAAAGCCGGTACTCCATCTGGATGCTGCCGACTTGGGTTTAAACGAAAAATAACGTTTAACACGAGGGGGCTTCGGCCCCCTCATCGAGGATAAAAATATGAACAATGGTTCGAATGCAAGCACACTGATTTTCGGCCCTGATGGCGATACCGACAAGGTAGCGCAAGAGGTTACGGACTGGCTCTCGACCTGCTCCAAGGAAGAACTCGAAGCCAGCCTTCATGACCCGGAGCTGGAAGTGGCGCAAAAGATGAAACAAGCAAAAGTTGATGACCACGAGGAATAACTTTTTTCCAGGGCCATCGCTCTAAAACGGATCGGGGACATCCAGGACATCTGTTCCTGGCCCCGATGTCCCGGATTTCCTGAATTCCTCCAGGGATGGGGGACTGGTAAAAAAATGGGGGGATAGCGATTGTGCTATCCCCCTCACCTTTTGACAACGCCCGGGCTTTGCCTTGCCCTTGAAGGTGGTCCGCCAGCGTTATGAGGAAGACACGGGCAACTGCCTCCTCATGCTGCTGGTCGGGTGCAGGCATACCGGATGAAGAAATTCTCCAGCCCGAGTAGCCCACGATGGCAAGCCGGTTACTGGCCACTAGTCTGATTGCCATCATTATCTATATATTAAGGTGTTAGCTACTTTTCCATATCCCTACCATGGTAAAGGGTATCAACTTTTGGGTAGAACCAGCAGACCAGAAAATCGTCATCCTCATCCCAATGGATTTCAGCTCCAAAACCCTCCCTCCAAAATTTGGGACTGGGGATTTTTCTTCCAAAAACAACCCCTCCTGGGATTTTTCGGGGTTGGCTATGGGTACTGGCCCCCAAATCCTCAAACGGGCTGGAAATCAAATTTTTCAAGCCAGCCACCGTTTCATCGCCATGGGACCTCTCACCAACGGAAATTGAATTATTAGAAATTGATACAGAAATATATCTGGTAGTATCAACCCTAACACTGGAGTACCAGATGGTTAAGAAAGACACTGCCAAAGATGGCAAGAAGGTATTCGAATCCAAGTATGATGCAATTAAGCTTCGTAAACTTATTAAGTCGGGTAAAAATGCTGATCAAATCCAGCAGGAACTCGGTATTGCGTCGAAACAGTCACTTCGACAACACATACTTAAACTCATCAATGAGGACCGTACCTTCTATGAGGTACCGGGGCTGTATGTGCGCAACCAGAAGCTGCCCATGATCAACTTTAAGAATGAGGTCAGATTGACAAAAAAAATGATCGAATTCGAGGACAGCACCTACGCCTACGGTGATAAATTTGAGGTTGATGCTGACAATGAACGGATCATACTCACCCGTCTGGTCGCCACTAACAACGAGGAAGAACAGAAGGAATAATGATCCAACAACAGCCGTGTCTTCGGATGCGGCTTTTTTTGCGGCGGAAAGTCGAATTAGGCAACGATCCGGGTCTTCACAAAGTAGTGCATGGCCTGCGGCGTGACACCGAGTAGCTTGGCGATAGCAGTCTTACTCACACCCTGCTCCACCATCGCCTTGATCGTGGGAAGCTGTTCGTCCAACTTCGACGACCTGGAGTCCTTCGGGCGGCCTACGTGCTTGCCTGCTGCCTTTGCCCTGGCAACCCCCATCTTGGTCCTTTCGCTGATGAGGTCACGTTCGATCTCGGCCATGAGTGCAAAAAGCGTCATGGTGGTTTTAGACGTGATGTCATGCTCGCCGTTCAGGTTCATGCCCTGCTTCACAGAGATGAAGGTCACGCCCTTTTCGATGAGCTTGTCAATGATGGCAACGATCTGGGACAAGGAACGCCCCAGGCGGCTCAGTTCGCTGACGATGAGGGTGTCCCCTTCCGAGAGCCCGTCCAGGAGTTCGTCGATACGGCGGTCCTTCATGGACTTGCGGGAGGACATTTCGATCTTGAACCAACCATCAATGGTAATACTGTGGGAACTGGCGTACCGGAGTAACTCAAGCTCCTGATTCTCAACGTCCTGCTTCGAAGTACTGACGCGCATGTAGGCTATCATCTTGGTCATGATTGGCTCCAAATTTTGGGTCTGTAAAAGAAATCCCCTTACCTGAATATTTTTTCATGTATTTTAAAAAGAAAAGCACGCCGTTTTGCTTGAAAAATTTCAAATAAAACCGTTCGTTATTCCTTGAAAGACCATGTGTGTAATCACTGGGGATATACAGAAATGAAAAGGGTAAACATCTAACAAGGAGACTGACATGTCACTTGGAAAAGGAATTCTCTTGGTTGGTGGAACCCTCATCGCTGCCGGGGCCCTGGCATCATCGCCTTTGGTAACGGTTGCCTCCCCATTTCTGTGGTGGGGCGCAAAGACCATAAAGGTGTCGAGTGCTGCCGTAGCCGGTATTGGTGCAGCAGCCATGGCCGGAGCATCGGCGGGAAAGATCACAGGCTCCACCGGAACTGCCCTCATGGTCCAGTCGCTGGATGACATATCCAAGGGCCTGGCCGAAAAGCTCTCTGCAAAGCCGAAGCAGGAATCCTAACTTCAACACCCGGAGCAATCCGGGTTTCTTTTTCTTTTCTCCTTTTTTCAGGTGCTTATAAGGTCCCATCTGAAATCACCAGATTTTGGCACGCGCTGTGCATTAACCATTATAGATGATTTACAAAAATTTTATTACACCTGGGTAAGACCTAGGTAGCCAATTATTACCCATATTATTCATGACCCTATTCAACGGGGGCCGCATGTGGCGGCATTCAAATCCATTGCAAGCATTAAGACTCCAAATGGAGTGAACAATGGGAACCCCAAACTCAAAGGAGTTTCAAGGAACTCACGGCCCGTATTTAACGGCCAGACAGGCTGCGACATTTTGCGGATACAGCTACGATCACTTTCGCCACCTGATTACGGAGTACGACATTCCACGATGTGGCCCGGCAAAAAACCGCTTCTCACAGCTCGATCTCGACACGTGGATGCAAAACCCCATCCAATTTAAAATTAGGGCTTTTACAAATCGGAAACGCCTTAAAAAATTGGAGGTTTAGCATGAGCGTACACAAGCGAAA
This genomic window contains:
- a CDS encoding DUF5131 family protein; protein product: MSKSKIAWTGQTITNITSCTKFSRGCENCYSLGQSNRMKALHPAKYGANPKVVCHTGILERILDRKKPTTVFLNSMSDTFHSEVSTSFLEYTFGIMQTASQHTFQVLTKRAERLAETAPVLPWPENIWQGVTVEGNDYLHRIELLKQVPANVRFISVEPLLDELTDLTPEKLDGIDWVIVGGESGHHARRMELDWARSIMETCRIAKIPFFFKQCGSAYGKHKGGDKLDGKVIQQWPNLKMIKARGPRWQPEA
- a CDS encoding recombinase family protein, which gives rise to MTKMIAYMRVSTSKQDVENQELELLRYASSHSITIDGWFKIEMSSRKSMKDRRIDELLDGLSEGDTLIVSELSRLGRSLSQIVAIIDKLIEKGVTFISVKQGMNLNGEHDITSKTTMTLFALMAEIERDLISERTKMGVARAKAAGKHVGRPKDSRSSKLDEQLPTIKAMVEQGVSKTAIAKLLGVTPQAMHYFVKTRIVA